One Deinococcus sp. LM3 genomic region harbors:
- the ychF gene encoding redox-regulated ATPase YchF, producing MGLAIGIVGLPNVGKSTLFNAITRAGALAANYPFATIEPNVGRVTVPDERLAALSRVFTKGERVPPIVPTFVEFVDIAGLVKGASQGEGLGNQFLANIREADAIAHVVRCFEDGNVIHVAGRVDPIDDIETINTELILADLGGLEKRLQNLQKKAKSNDKDAREQAALAEQILAVLGEGKPARAGTYDAPIPKEFGLITTKPVIYVANVGEDDLTQDNEYVQKVREYAAAEGAQVVKISAQIEGELAEMPEEDARMFLDELGVQESGLDQLVKVGYETLGLMTFITSGEKEVRAWTIRRGETAPEAAGEIHSDLQRGFIRAEVIEWEKMVEAGGWAAAKSKGWVRTEGKDYVMKDGDIMNVLHNM from the coding sequence ATGGGTCTTGCTATTGGAATTGTGGGTCTGCCGAACGTCGGGAAAAGCACGCTGTTCAACGCCATCACGCGCGCCGGGGCGCTCGCCGCGAACTACCCGTTCGCGACCATCGAACCGAACGTCGGCCGGGTCACGGTGCCCGACGAGCGTCTGGCCGCGCTGAGCCGCGTGTTCACCAAGGGTGAGCGCGTCCCGCCCATCGTGCCGACCTTCGTGGAGTTCGTGGATATCGCCGGTCTGGTCAAGGGCGCCAGTCAGGGCGAGGGGCTGGGCAACCAGTTCCTGGCGAACATCCGCGAGGCGGACGCCATCGCGCACGTCGTCCGCTGCTTCGAGGACGGGAACGTCATTCACGTGGCGGGCCGCGTGGACCCCATCGACGACATCGAGACCATCAACACCGAACTGATCCTCGCGGACCTCGGCGGCCTGGAAAAACGCCTCCAGAACCTCCAGAAGAAAGCCAAGAGCAACGACAAGGACGCGCGTGAGCAGGCGGCGCTGGCCGAGCAGATCCTGGCCGTGCTGGGCGAGGGCAAACCCGCCCGCGCCGGCACGTACGACGCGCCCATCCCCAAGGAATTCGGGCTGATCACCACCAAACCCGTCATCTACGTGGCGAACGTCGGCGAGGACGACCTGACGCAGGACAACGAGTACGTGCAGAAGGTCCGCGAGTACGCCGCCGCCGAGGGCGCGCAGGTCGTGAAGATCAGCGCGCAGATCGAGGGTGAACTGGCCGAGATGCCCGAAGAGGACGCCCGCATGTTCCTCGACGAACTGGGCGTGCAGGAAAGCGGCCTGGATCAGCTTGTGAAGGTCGGGTACGAGACGCTGGGCCTGATGACCTTCATCACCAGCGGCGAGAAGGAAGTCCGCGCCTGGACCATCCGCCGCGGCGAAACCGCCCCTGAAGCGGCCGGCGAGATCCACAGCGACCTGCAACGCGGCTTCATCCGCGCCGAGGTCATCGAGTGGGAGAAGATGGTCGAGGCCGGAGGCTGGGCCGCCGCCAAGAGCAAGGGCTGGGTGCGCACTGAAGGCAAGGACTACGTCATGAAAGACGGCGACATCATGAACGTCCTGCACAACATGTAA
- a CDS encoding ATP-binding protein, giving the protein MNPSDLKPALTRARQPGFWSVSRRPLAVTLLLAMLLVVGVSVGSVLVFSNLVVQRQVDRLPEDIKLAMRERQAALQRGEVITPTPPVPEIRTGMVVDPFLEPGQSSPDVNGVIVLPSGERAEVTQGRRPRGLRAEPGPRDAPPNRTQNFVRDVQLSLVQVGALAVAASALLAWLLARRIARPISAVSHAAAQLAGGDLSARAPVQSGEREMAALAQSFNDMAENLQALEHERQQAVADIAHELRTPIAVMQARLDALEDGVYPLNAEQITLLSTQTQLLTRLVGDLRTITLAEAGRLALNPQPLDLGSLGREVVRDLQDRAAARGVTLSVQASQTTVRADPVRVRQITTNLVDNALRHARSRVSVQVETVQGRALLHVEDDGPGVPEDSREAVFTRFTRLDGSRTRDTGGSGLGLAIVRALTAAHGGEAHLSGSASLGGARFTVALPAISRSAIS; this is encoded by the coding sequence GTGAACCCATCGGACCTGAAACCGGCGCTGACGCGGGCGCGGCAGCCGGGGTTCTGGAGCGTCAGTCGCCGGCCGCTGGCCGTCACGCTGCTGCTGGCGATGCTGCTGGTGGTGGGCGTGTCGGTGGGCAGCGTGCTGGTGTTCTCGAACCTGGTCGTGCAGCGGCAGGTGGACCGCCTGCCCGAGGACATCAAGCTCGCCATGCGCGAGCGGCAGGCGGCCCTGCAACGCGGCGAGGTGATCACCCCCACGCCGCCCGTCCCGGAGATCCGCACCGGGATGGTGGTGGACCCCTTCCTGGAACCCGGTCAGAGCAGCCCGGACGTGAACGGCGTGATCGTGCTGCCCAGCGGCGAGCGGGCCGAAGTCACGCAGGGCCGCCGCCCACGCGGCCTGCGCGCCGAGCCCGGCCCCCGCGACGCGCCGCCCAACCGCACGCAGAATTTCGTGCGGGACGTGCAGCTCAGCCTCGTGCAGGTGGGCGCCCTGGCCGTGGCGGCCTCGGCGTTGCTGGCGTGGCTGCTGGCCCGCCGGATCGCGCGGCCGATCTCGGCGGTCTCGCACGCGGCGGCGCAACTGGCCGGCGGGGACCTGAGCGCCCGCGCACCCGTCCAGAGCGGCGAACGCGAGATGGCCGCCCTGGCGCAGAGTTTCAACGACATGGCCGAGAACCTGCAGGCGCTGGAACACGAGCGGCAGCAGGCCGTCGCCGACATCGCGCACGAGCTGCGCACGCCCATCGCGGTCATGCAGGCCCGCCTGGACGCCCTGGAGGACGGCGTGTACCCCCTGAACGCCGAGCAGATCACCCTGCTCAGCACCCAGACGCAACTCCTGACCCGGCTGGTCGGGGACCTGCGCACCATCACCCTGGCCGAGGCCGGGCGACTCGCCCTGAACCCGCAGCCGCTGGACCTCGGCTCGCTGGGCCGCGAGGTCGTGCGCGACCTGCAGGACCGGGCGGCGGCGCGCGGCGTGACCCTCAGCGTGCAGGCCTCCCAGACGACCGTCCGCGCGGACCCGGTGCGGGTGCGGCAGATCACCACCAACCTCGTGGACAACGCCCTGCGCCACGCCCGCAGCCGCGTGAGCGTGCAGGTGGAGACCGTGCAGGGGCGCGCGCTGCTGCACGTCGAGGACGACGGCCCCGGCGTGCCCGAGGACAGCCGCGAGGCGGTGTTCACGCGCTTCACCCGCCTGGACGGCAGCCGCACCCGCGACACCGGCGGCAGCGGCCTGGGCCTGGCCATCGTGCGGGCCCTGACCGCCGCGCACGGCGGCGAGGCGCACCTGTCGGGCAGCGCCAGCCTGGGCGGCGCGCGTTTCACGGTGGCGCTGCCCGCCATCAGCCGGTCCGCCATCAGCTGA
- a CDS encoding response regulator yields the protein MSALILIVEDEPQLAEVLEAYARQEGYRTERAADGNAALHAFRALNPDLILLDIMLPGRSGLDVLRTVRGDGATPVILVTARAEETDQIVGLELGADDYVVKPFRPREVMARVRAVLRRAGAAPEDTERPVRVGPLEVDRRGFVARVDGEVLNLTPAEFRLLSQLAESPGRAFSREELLAAALPDSDALERVVDAHLASVRRKLDAANAGGLLHTVRGVGYRLEASP from the coding sequence ATGAGTGCCCTGATCCTGATTGTCGAGGACGAACCGCAACTGGCCGAAGTCCTGGAAGCCTACGCCCGGCAGGAAGGCTACCGCACCGAACGCGCCGCCGACGGCAACGCCGCCCTGCACGCCTTCCGCGCCCTGAATCCGGACCTGATCCTGCTGGACATCATGCTGCCCGGCCGCAGCGGCCTGGACGTGCTGCGGACCGTGCGCGGCGACGGCGCGACCCCCGTGATCCTGGTCACGGCCCGCGCCGAGGAGACCGATCAGATCGTGGGCCTGGAACTCGGCGCGGACGATTACGTCGTCAAGCCGTTCCGGCCGCGCGAGGTGATGGCGCGCGTGCGGGCCGTGCTGCGCCGCGCCGGGGCCGCGCCGGAAGACACGGAACGCCCCGTGCGGGTCGGGCCGCTGGAAGTGGACCGCCGGGGCTTCGTGGCCCGCGTGGACGGCGAGGTCCTGAACCTCACGCCCGCCGAGTTCCGGCTGCTGTCGCAGCTGGCCGAATCGCCGGGCCGGGCCTTCTCGCGCGAGGAACTGCTCGCGGCGGCCCTGCCCGACAGTGACGCCCTGGAACGCGTGGTGGACGCCCACCTCGCCAGCGTGCGCCGCAAGCTGGACGCCGCGAACGCCGGCGGCCTGCTGCACACCGTCCGGGGCGTCGGGTACCGGCTGGAGGCCAGCCCGTGA
- a CDS encoding TolC family protein — translation MTLPPAHPFRRGLPLALALSAALALSGPALAQATPAAPPATTPTTTQAPAPQPIAAQTYTLEQAYAQLAGAPSVTRAALSVQVAQQNLEAARSALGLTVSVNGNASYVGSGAGTASDGAATTTAASLGGNAGVSVSLGLLPWSNNQSSLRASERSLALARATLQEAQRSARLNVTQAYFDAVLATQDLQMGAQTVALRTRQLQVAQAQDAAGNAAPEAVLSAQAALQAAQSAAAQAQGTLDTAQRTLESALGVSLGRVTFSPPAQATLTLPDVSALVARARTGRADVISAQNTLAAAQDTLDTAVRDATLPDLTASVGYGGGSAGTLSTSLNLKQGTLSSAYSVPVGSSSGSAGSSGGRLTASLSGSYVVYSPAQRASLSADQASVTQAALSLTVAQQNVELDVRSRFITAQQALTAVQTRQTQVQVAQQQLATAQARVQAGTATPDDVQSAELTLAQAQRDLLSARLSAQTTLIQLDNAAGGPQ, via the coding sequence ATGACCCTGCCTCCTGCCCATCCGTTCCGCCGGGGCCTGCCGCTGGCCCTGGCCCTGAGTGCCGCGCTGGCACTGTCCGGCCCTGCACTGGCGCAGGCCACGCCCGCCGCGCCGCCTGCCACGACCCCCACCACGACGCAGGCACCGGCGCCTCAGCCCATCGCCGCCCAGACCTACACGCTGGAACAGGCGTACGCGCAGCTGGCCGGCGCGCCCAGCGTGACCCGCGCCGCCCTGAGCGTGCAGGTGGCGCAGCAGAACCTGGAAGCCGCCCGCAGCGCCCTGGGCCTGACCGTCAGCGTGAACGGCAACGCCAGTTACGTGGGCAGCGGCGCGGGCACCGCCAGTGACGGCGCGGCCACCACGACCGCCGCCAGCCTGGGCGGGAACGCCGGGGTCAGCGTCAGCCTGGGCCTGCTGCCCTGGTCGAATAACCAGAGCAGCCTGCGCGCCTCGGAACGCAGCCTCGCGCTGGCCCGCGCCACCCTACAGGAAGCGCAGCGCAGCGCCCGCCTGAACGTCACGCAGGCGTACTTCGACGCCGTGCTGGCCACGCAGGACCTGCAGATGGGCGCGCAGACGGTCGCGCTGCGCACCCGGCAGTTGCAGGTGGCGCAGGCGCAGGACGCCGCCGGGAACGCCGCGCCCGAGGCGGTCCTGAGCGCGCAGGCCGCCCTGCAGGCGGCGCAGTCGGCTGCCGCGCAGGCGCAGGGCACCCTGGACACCGCGCAGCGCACCCTGGAATCCGCGCTGGGCGTCAGCCTGGGCCGTGTGACCTTCAGCCCCCCTGCCCAGGCGACCCTGACCCTGCCGGACGTGAGTGCCCTGGTCGCCCGCGCCCGCACCGGCCGCGCCGACGTGATCAGCGCGCAGAACACCCTGGCCGCCGCGCAGGACACCCTGGACACGGCCGTGCGGGACGCGACCCTGCCGGACCTGACCGCCAGCGTCGGCTACGGCGGCGGCAGCGCCGGGACGCTCAGCACCAGTCTGAACCTGAAGCAGGGCACCCTGAGCAGCGCCTACAGCGTGCCGGTCGGCAGCAGCTCCGGCAGCGCTGGCAGCAGTGGGGGCCGCCTGACCGCCAGCCTCAGCGGCTCGTACGTCGTGTACTCGCCGGCGCAGCGGGCCAGCCTCAGTGCCGATCAGGCGTCCGTGACGCAGGCGGCGCTGTCCCTGACCGTCGCGCAGCAGAACGTGGAACTCGACGTCCGCAGCCGCTTCATTACCGCGCAGCAGGCCCTGACCGCCGTGCAGACCCGCCAGACGCAGGTGCAGGTGGCGCAGCAGCAACTGGCGACCGCGCAGGCCCGCGTGCAGGCCGGGACCGCCACCCCCGACGACGTGCAGAGCGCCGAACTGACCCTCGCGCAGGCGCAACGTGACCTGCTGTCCGCCCGCCTGAGCGCCCAGACCACCCTGATCCAACTCGACAACGCCGCCGGAGGCCCCCAATGA
- a CDS encoding TolC family protein has protein sequence MTNPTPTPAHTRAAHPRRLHLLSAALLLAVAPAARAQSTQVISGGTAVTAALKTGADVNTAQANLTKAQAANRAAQADPATLAAGKLNAKNAETLAQATLRGAKLAALQNTIGAYNALLEAQENVELQTLQTQVDQKAVQVAQVKLGIGNATTLDVQNAQNTLSGSQQTLADARAQVNLAAAKLGTLTGLGSGVRAGSVITAPKLGVSLSTLQNNLSGLSSLVSAANDLSSAQLTVKLADNDFTPARTLQDARTTLANAQRSADTAGKNAQQALASAYQSAQNAAELLVVAQSRETAAQKTYTQDAARLKSGTISAVELQNTQLTLKKAQFSRLQAQNNLTEALAALSVAAGQNLTGIGGTL, from the coding sequence ATGACGAACCCCACCCCCACGCCCGCCCACACCCGCGCCGCCCACCCCCGCCGCCTGCACCTGCTGAGCGCCGCGCTGCTGCTGGCCGTCGCCCCGGCCGCCAGAGCCCAGAGCACCCAGGTCATCAGCGGCGGCACCGCCGTGACCGCCGCCCTGAAGACCGGGGCCGACGTGAACACCGCGCAGGCCAACCTGACCAAGGCGCAGGCCGCCAACCGCGCCGCGCAGGCCGACCCCGCCACCCTGGCCGCCGGGAAACTGAACGCGAAGAACGCCGAGACGCTGGCCCAGGCCACGCTGCGCGGCGCGAAACTCGCGGCACTCCAGAACACCATCGGCGCGTACAACGCCCTGCTGGAGGCGCAGGAGAACGTGGAACTCCAGACCCTGCAGACCCAGGTGGACCAGAAGGCCGTGCAGGTCGCGCAGGTGAAACTGGGCATCGGGAACGCCACCACCCTGGACGTGCAGAACGCGCAGAACACCCTGAGCGGTAGCCAGCAGACCCTCGCCGACGCCCGCGCGCAGGTGAACCTCGCCGCCGCGAAACTCGGCACGCTGACGGGCCTGGGCAGCGGCGTGCGCGCCGGCAGCGTCATCACGGCCCCCAAACTGGGCGTCTCCCTGAGCACCCTGCAGAACAACCTGAGTGGCCTGAGCAGCCTCGTGAGTGCTGCAAACGACCTGAGCAGCGCGCAGCTGACCGTGAAACTCGCCGACAACGACTTCACGCCTGCCCGCACCCTCCAGGACGCCCGGACCACCCTGGCCAACGCGCAGCGCAGCGCCGACACCGCTGGCAAGAACGCGCAGCAGGCCCTGGCCAGCGCCTACCAGAGCGCCCAGAACGCCGCCGAACTGCTGGTCGTCGCGCAGAGCCGCGAGACCGCCGCGCAGAAAACCTACACGCAGGACGCCGCCCGCCTGAAGAGCGGCACCATCAGCGCCGTCGAGTTGCAGAACACCCAGCTGACCCTGAAAAAAGCGCAGTTCAGCCGACTGCAGGCGCAGAACAACCTGACCGAGGCGCTGGCCGCGCTGTCCGTCGCCGCCGGGCAGAACCTGACCGGCATCGGGGGAACACTGTGA
- a CDS encoding efflux RND transporter periplasmic adaptor subunit, producing the protein MSAAAVRTDRPARRARWPWIVGGLLLIGAVGGTVAYRARSADPTQVVATTTTARAEQGVIRVSVSGPGTLEAAQTRTVGADLTATVGAVPAVGERVTRGQLITTLSSDTVEQNVASAQLNLDKARAGLDATRASQASSAAQRQSSVTSARNSLTQAQQALADAQRTLGGQQELAAIGALSASALADAQSAVVKAQQTVDSARASLSAAQTQASTGAASDAQNLRSQQIAVQQAQDSLEAAQQDRADLKVYAPITGVVSTVAATEGTVVNSGATILTVLDDSTLNLPVQIDETEIAGVKVGQSAEVTLDAFDGQTFTGKVVRVSPGATASSGISVFTATVGLANPDGQLRSGMTAEAEIIQSEESGLLVPSRAIQSVRGRSYVQLPTAEGAAEGEPVRVETGATDGTNTVITSGLERGQQVVVPGAASGAATRTRQENGQGQGARGGTGIGGLPIPGVGGGRP; encoded by the coding sequence GTGAGCGCCGCCGCCGTCCGGACGGACCGCCCGGCCCGCCGCGCCCGCTGGCCGTGGATCGTGGGCGGCCTGCTGCTGATCGGCGCGGTCGGCGGGACCGTCGCCTACCGCGCCCGCAGCGCCGACCCCACCCAGGTGGTCGCCACGACCACCACCGCCCGCGCCGAGCAGGGCGTGATCCGGGTGTCCGTCAGCGGCCCCGGCACGCTGGAAGCCGCGCAGACCCGCACGGTCGGCGCGGACCTGACCGCCACGGTCGGCGCGGTCCCGGCCGTCGGTGAGCGCGTCACGCGGGGGCAGCTGATCACCACCCTGAGCAGCGACACGGTCGAGCAGAACGTGGCGTCGGCGCAGCTGAACCTCGACAAGGCCCGCGCCGGACTGGACGCCACGCGCGCCTCGCAGGCCAGCAGCGCCGCGCAGCGCCAGAGCAGCGTCACCAGCGCCCGGAATTCCCTCACGCAGGCGCAGCAGGCCCTCGCGGATGCCCAGCGCACCCTCGGCGGTCAGCAGGAACTGGCCGCCATCGGGGCACTCAGCGCCTCGGCCCTGGCAGACGCGCAGTCGGCCGTGGTGAAAGCGCAGCAGACCGTCGACAGCGCCCGCGCCAGCCTGAGCGCCGCGCAGACCCAGGCCAGCACCGGCGCGGCCAGCGACGCGCAGAACCTGCGCAGCCAGCAGATCGCCGTGCAGCAGGCCCAGGACAGCCTGGAGGCCGCGCAGCAGGACCGCGCGGACCTGAAGGTGTACGCCCCCATCACCGGGGTGGTCAGCACCGTCGCCGCCACCGAGGGCACCGTCGTGAACAGCGGCGCGACCATCCTGACCGTCCTGGACGACAGCACCCTGAACCTGCCCGTGCAGATCGACGAGACCGAGATCGCCGGGGTGAAGGTCGGCCAGAGCGCCGAGGTGACCCTGGACGCCTTCGACGGGCAGACCTTCACCGGCAAGGTCGTGCGCGTCTCGCCCGGCGCGACCGCCAGCAGCGGCATCAGCGTGTTCACCGCCACCGTGGGGCTCGCCAACCCCGACGGGCAGCTGCGCTCCGGCATGACCGCCGAGGCCGAGATCATCCAGAGCGAGGAATCCGGCCTGCTCGTTCCCAGCCGGGCCATTCAGAGCGTACGCGGCCGCAGTTACGTGCAGCTGCCCACCGCCGAGGGTGCCGCCGAGGGCGAACCGGTGCGGGTCGAGACCGGCGCGACCGACGGCACGAACACGGTCATCACCAGCGGCCTGGAACGCGGGCAGCAGGTCGTCGTGCCCGGCGCGGCCAGCGGCGCCGCTACCCGCACCCGCCAGGAAAACGGGCAGGGACAGGGCGCCCGGGGCGGCACGGGCATCGGCGGGCTGCCGATCCCCGGCGTGGGCGGAGGCAGACCGTGA
- a CDS encoding ABC transporter ATP-binding protein: MSAHANAHANTGPVVDIRDVRKVYEQGDVIFEALKGVSVQIEQGEMVALMGPSGSGKTTLMQVIGLLDRPSSGSYRLAGRDVTTLSENERAEARNTDIGFVFQAFHLLPRLSLVENVEVPLTYAGVPPRERRERAMQVLARVGLADKARNLPSQISGGQKQRVAVARALAGRPRLLLADEPTGNLDTRTSEEVMGLFSALHAEGTTVVIVTHEDDIGAYAERVIRVRDGLIESDRRQTPRTSMTHHAPPHLPGQQSGAAPSGGQP; this comes from the coding sequence GTGAGCGCCCACGCGAACGCTCATGCGAACACCGGGCCGGTCGTGGATATCCGCGACGTGCGCAAGGTGTACGAGCAGGGCGACGTGATCTTCGAGGCCCTCAAGGGCGTCAGCGTGCAGATCGAGCAGGGCGAGATGGTCGCCCTGATGGGACCGTCCGGCAGCGGCAAGACCACCCTGATGCAGGTCATCGGTCTGCTCGACCGGCCCAGCAGCGGCTCGTACCGCCTGGCCGGGCGGGACGTGACCACCCTCAGCGAGAACGAACGCGCCGAGGCCCGCAACACCGACATCGGCTTCGTCTTTCAGGCCTTTCACCTGCTGCCGCGCCTGAGCCTCGTCGAGAACGTCGAGGTGCCCCTCACGTACGCCGGCGTGCCGCCCCGCGAACGCCGCGAGCGGGCCATGCAGGTCCTGGCGCGCGTGGGACTGGCCGACAAGGCCCGCAACCTGCCCAGCCAGATCAGCGGCGGCCAGAAGCAGCGCGTGGCGGTCGCCCGCGCCCTGGCGGGCCGTCCGCGCCTGCTGCTGGCCGACGAACCCACCGGGAACCTCGACACCCGCACCAGCGAGGAGGTCATGGGTCTGTTCAGCGCCCTGCACGCCGAGGGCACCACCGTCGTGATCGTCACGCACGAGGACGACATCGGCGCGTACGCCGAGAGGGTCATCCGCGTGCGTGACGGATTGATCGAATCCGACCGCCGCCAGACGCCCCGCACGTCCATGACCCACCACGCGCCCCCCCACCTGCCCGGCCAACAGTCCGGCGCGGCGCCCAGCGGGGGTCAGCCGTGA
- a CDS encoding ABC transporter permease: MTAADQPAGKATPDQPAGEPTAQTAVPAATPAPRRRGGIGLGGAFTIAWRAIVGTPLRSVLTALGVIIGVAAVVALTAIGQGSTAGVTKNLESLGTNLLTVQSARGSTGGGSLVRAGPRQTITVEDAEALAAAFPDRVVGVAPTVNSNVQAKVGTNNAQVSVLGTWPAYETVRNSPVEAGAYFTDADNKSRKRVAVIGYQVLTDLWGEGAAPEQAIGQKVRLGSVSFTVTGVLPDKGATGFGNANSQVLVPLGTYLQRFARTNSASGEPTVSSVYLQAVSADDLSALQADVTDLLSTRHEQTDPENLDFQVQNQADSLASLNSVTSTLTLLVGAIAGISLLVGGIGIMNIMLVSVTERTREIGVRKALGAKPRDILTQFLVEASLLSISGGVIGILLGVGVAYLGNLAGIAPVFSPTPMVVAFLFSALVGVFFGYYPAARAARLDPVDSLRYE, translated from the coding sequence GTGACAGCCGCTGATCAGCCGGCCGGGAAGGCCACCCCCGATCAGCCGGCCGGGGAGCCCACTGCCCAGACCGCCGTACCGGCCGCCACTCCGGCTCCCCGGCGGCGGGGCGGCATCGGCCTGGGCGGCGCGTTCACCATCGCGTGGCGCGCCATCGTCGGCACGCCGCTGCGGTCGGTTCTCACGGCGCTGGGCGTGATCATCGGCGTGGCCGCCGTCGTCGCCCTGACCGCCATCGGGCAGGGCAGCACCGCCGGGGTCACCAAGAACCTCGAGAGCCTGGGCACCAACCTGCTGACCGTGCAGAGCGCCCGTGGCAGCACCGGCGGCGGCAGCCTGGTCCGCGCCGGCCCCCGGCAGACCATCACCGTCGAGGACGCCGAGGCCCTGGCTGCCGCCTTCCCGGACCGCGTGGTGGGCGTCGCCCCCACCGTGAACAGCAACGTGCAGGCCAAGGTCGGCACGAACAACGCCCAGGTCAGCGTCCTGGGCACCTGGCCCGCCTACGAGACGGTGCGTAACAGCCCGGTCGAGGCCGGCGCGTACTTCACGGACGCCGACAACAAGAGCCGCAAACGGGTCGCCGTGATCGGGTATCAGGTCCTGACCGACCTGTGGGGCGAGGGCGCTGCGCCCGAGCAGGCCATCGGGCAGAAAGTCCGGCTGGGCAGCGTGTCCTTCACCGTGACCGGCGTCCTGCCCGACAAGGGCGCCACCGGCTTCGGGAACGCCAACAGTCAGGTACTCGTGCCGCTCGGCACGTACCTGCAACGCTTCGCGCGGACCAACAGCGCGAGCGGCGAACCCACCGTCAGCAGCGTCTACCTCCAGGCGGTCAGTGCCGACGACCTCAGCGCGCTGCAGGCGGACGTGACCGACCTGCTCAGCACCCGCCACGAACAGACCGACCCCGAGAACCTGGACTTCCAGGTGCAGAACCAGGCGGACAGCCTCGCCAGCCTCAACAGCGTCACATCCACCCTGACCCTGCTCGTCGGCGCGATCGCCGGGATCAGCCTGCTGGTGGGCGGCATCGGCATCATGAACATCATGCTGGTGTCCGTCACGGAACGCACCCGCGAGATCGGCGTCCGCAAGGCCCTGGGCGCCAAGCCCCGCGACATCCTCACGCAGTTCCTGGTCGAGGCCAGCCTGCTGTCCATCAGCGGCGGCGTGATCGGCATCCTGCTCGGCGTGGGCGTGGCGTACCTGGGGAACCTCGCGGGCATCGCCCCGGTGTTCAGCCCGACCCCCATGGTCGTCGCGTTCCTGTTCAGCGCCCTGGTCGGCGTGTTCTTCGGGTACTACCCGGCCGCCCGCGCCGCCCGCCTCGACCCCGTCGATTCCCTGCGCTACGAGTAA
- the guaA gene encoding glutamine-hydrolyzing GMP synthase, producing MSVVILDFGSQFTRLIARRFRELGAYSVILPGSAPLERILQENPQGIVLSGGPSSVYDENAPKPAPGVLDLDVPVLGVCYGMQFLAQQAGGDVKRAGKREYGKADLTSYGGQLFAGIQGEFVAWMSHSDSVTALPEGYEVVAQTADTPVTAIENTVTRRYGVQFHPEVVHTPKGGQLLGNFLDICGVKRDWTAEHIIDELIADVRTQVGDGRVLLAISGGVDSSTLGLLLARAVGERLTAVFIDHGLLRLGEREQVEAALRPLGVNLITVDARTEFMAALGGVSDPEQKRKIIGREFIRAFEREARTHGPFDFLAQGTLYPDVIESAGGEGAANIKSHHNVGGLPDDLAFKLVEPFRTLFKDEVREIARLLGLPDAVRMRHPFPGPGLAIRCLGAISEEKLDILRRVDDIFISGLREFGLYDGCSQALAILTPIQSVGVMGDERTYSFTVALRAVTTDDFMTAEWARLPYDFLATMSNRIVNQVHEVNRVVYDITGKPPATIEWE from the coding sequence ATGAGCGTTGTCATTCTGGATTTCGGCAGTCAATTCACGCGTCTGATCGCGCGGCGGTTCCGTGAACTCGGGGCGTACAGCGTGATCCTTCCCGGCAGCGCGCCCCTGGAGCGCATCCTGCAGGAGAACCCGCAGGGGATCGTGCTGTCGGGCGGCCCCAGCAGCGTGTACGACGAGAACGCCCCCAAGCCCGCGCCGGGCGTGCTGGACCTGGACGTGCCGGTGCTGGGCGTGTGCTACGGCATGCAGTTCCTGGCGCAGCAGGCGGGCGGCGACGTGAAACGCGCCGGGAAACGCGAGTACGGCAAGGCCGACCTGACCAGTTACGGCGGGCAGCTGTTCGCCGGGATTCAGGGCGAGTTCGTCGCCTGGATGAGCCACAGCGACTCGGTCACGGCGCTGCCCGAGGGCTACGAGGTCGTCGCGCAGACCGCCGACACGCCCGTCACGGCCATCGAGAACACGGTCACGCGCCGTTACGGCGTGCAGTTCCACCCGGAAGTGGTGCACACGCCCAAGGGCGGGCAGCTGCTGGGCAACTTCCTGGATATCTGCGGCGTGAAGCGCGACTGGACGGCCGAGCACATCATCGACGAGCTGATCGCGGACGTGCGCACACAGGTCGGGGACGGCCGGGTACTGCTGGCCATCAGCGGGGGCGTGGACTCCAGCACGCTGGGCCTGCTGCTGGCCCGCGCGGTGGGCGAACGCCTGACCGCCGTGTTCATCGACCACGGCCTGCTGCGCCTCGGTGAACGCGAGCAGGTCGAGGCAGCCCTGCGACCCCTGGGCGTGAACCTGATCACCGTGGACGCCCGCACCGAGTTCATGGCGGCGCTCGGCGGCGTGTCGGACCCCGAGCAGAAACGCAAGATCATCGGCCGCGAGTTCATCCGCGCCTTCGAACGCGAGGCCCGCACGCACGGCCCCTTCGATTTCCTGGCGCAGGGCACCCTGTACCCGGACGTGATCGAGTCCGCCGGGGGCGAGGGCGCCGCGAACATCAAGAGCCACCACAACGTGGGCGGCCTGCCCGACGATCTGGCGTTCAAGCTGGTCGAGCCGTTCCGCACGCTGTTCAAGGACGAGGTCCGCGAGATCGCGCGCCTGCTGGGCCTGCCGGACGCCGTGCGGATGCGCCACCCCTTCCCGGGGCCGGGGCTGGCTATCCGTTGCCTGGGCGCGATCAGCGAGGAGAAGCTGGACATCCTGCGCCGCGTGGACGACATCTTCATCAGCGGCCTGCGCGAGTTCGGGCTGTACGACGGCTGTTCCCAGGCGCTGGCGATCCTCACGCCCATCCAGTCGGTCGGCGTGATGGGCGACGAACGCACGTACTCGTTCACGGTGGCGCTGCGGGCCGTGACCACCGACGACTTCATGACCGCCGAATGGGCGCGCCTCCCGTACGATTTCCTGGCGACCATGAGCAACCGCATCGTGAACCAGGTGCACGAGGTCAACCGCGTGGTGTACGACATCACGGGCAAACCCCCGGCGACCATCGAGTGGGAATGA